A genomic segment from Bradyrhizobium diazoefficiens USDA 110 encodes:
- a CDS encoding HdeD family acid-resistance protein produces MTSPEDLSRLQSAMSKTVKAHWKAFLFEGILLAVLGVAALILPPLASLAIAIFLGWMFLISGIGGLIVTYWARSTPGFWWSLISAALAVLAGMLLLARPMQAVLTLTIVLGAYFLAEGVATIMYALEHRRELSGRWSWLLISGLVDIAISFMVITGLPSSAEWAIGVLVGINLLFGGATLIGMALAARNSNT; encoded by the coding sequence ATGACATCGCCTGAAGATCTTTCACGGCTGCAATCCGCGATGAGCAAGACTGTGAAGGCGCATTGGAAGGCCTTCCTGTTCGAGGGCATCCTGCTCGCCGTTCTCGGCGTCGCCGCACTGATCCTGCCGCCGCTCGCAAGCCTTGCCATCGCGATCTTCCTCGGCTGGATGTTCTTGATCAGCGGCATTGGCGGGCTGATCGTGACCTATTGGGCGCGCAGCACGCCGGGCTTCTGGTGGTCGCTAATCTCGGCCGCGCTGGCCGTGCTTGCCGGTATGCTGCTGCTGGCGCGGCCGATGCAGGCCGTGCTGACGTTGACCATCGTGCTCGGCGCCTATTTCCTCGCCGAGGGCGTCGCCACCATCATGTACGCACTCGAGCACCGCCGCGAACTGAGCGGCCGCTGGTCGTGGCTCCTGATCTCCGGTCTCGTCGACATCGCGATCTCGTTCATGGTGATCACGGGGCTGCCGAGCTCGGCGGAATGGGCGATCGGCGTGCTCGTCGGTATCAACCTGC
- a CDS encoding PrsW family glutamic-type intramembrane protease, with protein MYLIEALPTVIGTAAIAPALLMLWLVIAAEERPGPPAQVWTAFLLGAASISLLGLARAPFAKMVAAPDNPWAALAMHSIFGVALPEEAVKVVAIVLVSSTKRRTFANPMDTVVYGAAVGLGFAAYENLAYLVQHAEMWRSLAALRSVLTVPFHGALGIIAGAYLTIARAGTALGANRHHRDWARLSSRLLIFAGPLALHSAFDFPLLTLQRMPDLDPTLRMWLGAASLLVGFSSIAFAIRLVRRVARHHAPRTDVARERLSQLRRMWALLLAGGGVGFLGLAFVLTSIHHWLINPERNLTLALIPIGFVSILLGLALLIVTTAIYILGRNRIRTSGEGFSSAHGGG; from the coding sequence ATGTATCTGATTGAAGCTTTACCCACCGTCATCGGAACTGCCGCCATCGCCCCGGCGCTGCTGATGCTGTGGCTCGTCATTGCCGCCGAAGAGCGCCCGGGACCACCGGCCCAGGTCTGGACCGCGTTCCTGCTCGGCGCGGCCAGCATCTCGCTGCTGGGCCTCGCCCGCGCCCCCTTCGCCAAGATGGTTGCAGCCCCCGACAATCCCTGGGCGGCGCTGGCGATGCATTCGATCTTCGGCGTCGCGCTGCCCGAGGAGGCCGTCAAGGTGGTCGCCATCGTGCTGGTCTCCTCGACCAAGCGGCGGACCTTCGCCAATCCGATGGACACCGTGGTCTATGGCGCCGCGGTCGGCCTCGGCTTCGCCGCCTACGAGAACCTCGCCTATCTCGTCCAGCATGCCGAGATGTGGCGCTCGCTTGCCGCCTTGCGCAGCGTCCTCACCGTGCCGTTCCACGGCGCGCTCGGCATCATCGCCGGCGCTTACCTGACGATCGCCCGTGCCGGCACGGCGCTGGGCGCAAACCGGCACCATCGCGACTGGGCCCGTCTCTCCAGCCGCCTGCTGATCTTCGCCGGCCCGCTCGCGCTGCACTCGGCCTTCGACTTCCCGCTGCTGACCCTCCAGCGCATGCCGGATCTGGACCCGACGCTGCGGATGTGGCTGGGCGCCGCGAGCCTCCTGGTCGGCTTCAGCTCGATCGCCTTCGCCATCCGCCTGGTGCGGCGCGTCGCGCGCCACCACGCGCCCCGCACGGACGTTGCGCGGGAGCGGCTCAGCCAGTTGCGCCGGATGTGGGCGCTGCTGCTGGCCGGCGGCGGCGTCGGCTTTCTCGGCCTCGCCTTCGTGCTGACCTCGATCCACCACTGGCTGATCAACCCCGAGCGCAATCTGACGCTGGCCCTGATCCCGATCGGCTTCGTCTCGATCCTGCTCGGCCTCGCGCTTCTGATTGTCACAACGGCGATCTATATTCTCGGCCGCAACCGCATTCGCACCAGCGGCGAAGGTTTTTCGTCCGCGCACGGCGGCGGTTGA
- a CDS encoding acyl-CoA desaturase, giving the protein MSIADAEFAQAKTAQSAPTAAKPQLPPGVVTEGPLVKAKLRESYLLLGILYVGAVAGIIWAVTQGVGKVELFTFAWMFALTTFGIGAGMHRLFVHRSFRTGPIMRVFFCAIAQMAVQGSIAKWVANHRRHHLYADDVGDPHSPQFDGFGNRYVSALKGFLHAQGSWVFDQATTDNEYYAKDILADPIAMFFVRTRWVWYGMSAVFIPGFIGYVFGGVHTMIGCVLFSGLLRAYLLILVSQLTGSVCHAYGYRRFEVDDASTNEFVTTILTFGEGLHNNHHRFPRDAYISHAWWEIDLNGLIILGMEKIGLVHDVFHASHRQLERASEAQAASTR; this is encoded by the coding sequence ATGTCTATCGCTGACGCTGAGTTCGCCCAGGCAAAGACCGCTCAGAGCGCGCCCACCGCCGCCAAGCCGCAGCTTCCCCCCGGTGTCGTGACCGAGGGACCGCTCGTCAAAGCCAAGCTGCGCGAAAGCTATCTCCTCCTCGGCATCCTCTATGTCGGCGCGGTCGCGGGCATCATCTGGGCCGTCACGCAGGGCGTCGGCAAGGTGGAGCTGTTTACGTTTGCCTGGATGTTCGCGCTGACGACATTCGGCATCGGCGCCGGCATGCACCGTCTGTTCGTCCATCGCAGCTTCCGCACCGGCCCGATCATGCGCGTCTTCTTCTGCGCCATCGCCCAGATGGCGGTGCAGGGCTCGATCGCCAAATGGGTCGCAAACCACCGCCGCCACCATCTCTATGCCGATGACGTGGGCGACCCCCACAGCCCGCAATTCGACGGCTTCGGCAATCGCTATGTCAGCGCGCTCAAGGGCTTCCTGCACGCCCAGGGCAGCTGGGTATTCGACCAGGCGACCACCGACAACGAATACTATGCCAAGGACATCCTCGCCGACCCCATCGCGATGTTCTTCGTCCGCACTCGCTGGGTCTGGTACGGGATGTCGGCCGTCTTCATCCCCGGCTTCATCGGCTACGTTTTCGGCGGCGTGCACACCATGATCGGCTGCGTGCTGTTCTCCGGCCTGCTCCGGGCCTATCTGCTGATCCTCGTCAGCCAGCTCACCGGCTCGGTCTGTCACGCCTACGGCTATCGCCGCTTTGAGGTCGACGACGCCTCGACCAACGAGTTCGTGACCACGATCCTCACCTTCGGCGAGGGCCTTCACAACAACCATCACCGCTTCCCGCGGGACGCCTATATCTCGCACGCCTGGTGGGAGATCGATCTCAACGGCCTGATCATCTTGGGCATGGAGAAGATCGGCCTCGTCCACGACGTCTTCCACGCCTCGCACCGTCAGCTGGAGCGGGCGTCGGAAGCGCAGGCGGCCTCGACGCGCTGA
- a CDS encoding pilus assembly protein PilZ, translated as MSIAEFLRQRAVEVTVSGSYSLPRWYDCEGKLRTFACRTKRVSPFRMIVDVPVVGKIGERVTSYFQDFGEFQCTISATLKSGFLMELDMTRARRAWMSEKLTWLEKKQRDASVQELRNDARFVPQVSHTFLTLADGSTHPCFIIDVSTAGVAISCEYDPPIGTPLAIGACVGRVIRKFDNGFAVKFAEKQQWDDVVRLIARSPVPQPA; from the coding sequence ATGTCCATCGCAGAATTCCTCAGGCAGCGTGCAGTGGAAGTCACCGTGAGCGGCAGCTACTCGCTGCCGCGCTGGTACGATTGTGAGGGCAAGCTCCGCACCTTCGCCTGCCGGACCAAGCGCGTCTCGCCGTTCCGCATGATCGTGGACGTGCCTGTCGTCGGCAAGATCGGCGAGCGCGTGACCTCGTACTTCCAGGATTTCGGCGAATTCCAGTGCACGATCAGCGCGACGCTGAAGTCGGGCTTCCTGATGGAACTCGACATGACGCGGGCGCGGCGCGCCTGGATGTCGGAGAAGCTGACCTGGCTGGAGAAGAAGCAGAGGGACGCCAGCGTCCAAGAGCTGCGCAATGACGCCCGCTTCGTTCCGCAGGTCTCTCACACCTTCCTGACGCTCGCAGACGGCAGCACCCATCCCTGCTTCATCATCGACGTCTCCACCGCCGGCGTCGCGATATCCTGCGAATACGATCCGCCGATCGGTACCCCGCTTGCGATCGGCGCCTGCGTCGGCCGCGTCATCCGCAAGTTCGACAACGGCTTTGCGGTCAAATTCGCCGAGAAGCAGCAGTGGGACGACGTCGTCCGCCTGATCGCGCGCTCGCCCGTGCCGCAGCCGGCCTGA
- a CDS encoding PilZ domain-containing protein produces MPPPKKRADRKLLSQHAWITLDGGFAARHCLVQDISSSGAKITLDEDASQLPGVIRLAFARDARTGRNCQVVWRRGKSAGIKFI; encoded by the coding sequence ATGCCACCGCCCAAGAAGCGCGCAGACCGCAAGCTGCTGTCGCAGCACGCCTGGATCACGCTCGACGGCGGGTTCGCGGCGCGGCATTGCCTGGTCCAGGACATCTCGAGCTCGGGCGCCAAGATCACCCTGGACGAGGACGCAAGCCAGCTTCCGGGCGTGATCCGGCTGGCCTTCGCGCGCGATGCCCGCACCGGGCGGAACTGCCAGGTGGTCTGGCGCCGCGGCAAGTCGGCCGGGATCAAGTTCATCTGA
- a CDS encoding porin, producing MRTQLLILISLLATSAAAAEPLRLPAAEPPQQGKTLPLKGAGGTAKAGACASYGRGYHMVEGTGTCVKIGGSISVDAAVRR from the coding sequence ATGCGCACACAGCTCCTCATCCTGATCTCGTTGCTGGCCACGTCCGCAGCCGCGGCAGAGCCCTTGCGCCTTCCGGCTGCCGAGCCGCCGCAGCAGGGCAAGACCCTGCCGCTGAAGGGCGCTGGCGGGACGGCAAAGGCGGGCGCATGCGCGTCCTATGGCCGTGGCTACCACATGGTCGAAGGCACCGGCACCTGCGTGAAGATCGGCGGCTCGATCAGCGTCGACGCCGCGGTCCGGCGCTAA
- a CDS encoding glutathione S-transferase family protein has protein sequence MPDTKLTIWGRANSVNVQKVLWCLTELGLRYERIDAGMQYGKTREAEYLAMNPNARIPTLVEGDFVLWESNSIMRYLCLAHGRGTPIYPDAPKQRASVDRWLDWTLSTVQPVDRPVFWGIVRTAPAERDMIQVQRDADAAVEVWAIADRLLSTRRFMEGDQFTLADIAVGSYARRWLGVEGITRPAQPNLTRWLAELGNRPGFAQFVAPPMS, from the coding sequence ATGCCTGACACCAAGCTGACGATCTGGGGCCGCGCCAACTCGGTCAACGTGCAGAAGGTGCTGTGGTGCCTCACCGAGCTTGGCCTTCGCTACGAGCGCATCGATGCCGGCATGCAATACGGCAAGACCCGCGAGGCCGAGTATCTCGCGATGAACCCGAATGCGCGGATCCCGACGCTGGTCGAGGGCGACTTCGTGCTGTGGGAATCCAATTCGATCATGCGCTATCTCTGCCTCGCGCATGGACGCGGCACGCCGATCTATCCGGACGCGCCCAAGCAGCGAGCTTCGGTCGACCGCTGGCTCGACTGGACACTGTCGACGGTGCAGCCGGTCGACCGCCCCGTGTTCTGGGGCATCGTGCGCACGGCGCCCGCCGAGCGCGACATGATCCAGGTGCAGCGCGATGCCGATGCCGCCGTCGAGGTCTGGGCGATCGCCGATCGCCTGCTCTCGACGCGCCGCTTCATGGAGGGCGACCAGTTCACGCTCGCCGACATCGCTGTTGGATCCTATGCGCGGCGCTGGCTCGGCGTCGAGGGCATCACCCGGCCGGCGCAGCCGAACCTGACGCGCTGGCTCGCCGAGCTCGGCAACCGCCCCGGCTTTGCCCAGTTTGTCGCACCGCCGATGTCGTGA
- a CDS encoding VOC family protein: MRYLHTMLRVRNLDVALKFYQDALGLKEVRRIENDKGRFTLVFLCSADDLEALKKQPQTRGAPLVELTYNWDEEKYGEDRFFGHLAYEVDDIYATCEKLMKAGVTINRPPRDGNMAFVRSPDLHSIELLQKGEPKAPQEPWSSMPNTGHW; this comes from the coding sequence ATGCGATACCTTCACACCATGCTGCGCGTGCGCAATCTCGATGTCGCGCTGAAGTTTTACCAGGATGCGCTGGGCTTGAAGGAGGTGCGGCGGATCGAGAACGACAAGGGGCGCTTCACGCTGGTGTTCCTGTGCTCGGCGGACGATCTCGAGGCGCTGAAGAAGCAGCCGCAAACGCGCGGCGCGCCGCTGGTCGAGCTCACCTACAATTGGGACGAGGAGAAGTACGGCGAGGATCGCTTCTTCGGCCATCTCGCCTATGAGGTCGACGACATCTACGCCACTTGCGAGAAGCTGATGAAGGCCGGCGTCACCATCAACCGGCCGCCGCGCGACGGCAACATGGCCTTCGTCCGTTCGCCCGATCTGCACTCGATCGAGCTCTTGCAGAAGGGCGAGCCGAAAGCGCCGCAGGAACCGTGGTCGTCGATGCCGAACACCGGCCACTGGTAG
- the pip gene encoding prolyl aminopeptidase yields MAQFQPIEPYETGLLDVGDGHQIYWECCGNPAGKPALFLHGGPGTGCSVGQRRFFDPDVYRAVLFDQRGSGRSLPLASQSGSNLASNTTAHLVADIERLRELLGVESWIILGLSWGTTLGLAYAQAHPRRVKAMVLGFVTTTSRAEVQWITKDVGRIFPREWERFSETVPRHLRDMPLVDAYAIMLADADETVRDRAARAWCEWEDAHVSLTPGHRPNPRFDDAEFRLRFARLVTHYWRHAAFLEEDQLIRDASRLNGIPGALIHGRFDVSGPLSTAWQLHKRWTTSRLHILEDAGHGGGNEFMPLVIRTLDEFGKL; encoded by the coding sequence ATGGCCCAGTTCCAGCCTATCGAGCCGTACGAGACTGGATTGCTGGATGTGGGCGACGGCCACCAGATCTACTGGGAATGTTGCGGCAATCCCGCGGGCAAGCCGGCGCTTTTCCTGCATGGCGGTCCGGGCACGGGCTGCTCTGTTGGTCAGAGACGATTTTTCGATCCTGATGTCTACAGGGCCGTGCTGTTCGATCAGCGTGGCTCCGGTCGCAGCCTTCCGCTCGCAAGTCAGTCGGGTTCGAACCTGGCAAGCAATACCACCGCTCACCTTGTCGCGGACATCGAGAGGCTGCGCGAGCTGCTCGGTGTCGAAAGCTGGATCATCCTGGGCTTGTCCTGGGGAACCACGCTTGGCCTCGCCTACGCACAAGCGCATCCGCGACGCGTGAAAGCGATGGTGCTCGGGTTCGTGACGACGACATCGCGTGCAGAGGTGCAATGGATCACCAAGGATGTCGGGCGCATCTTTCCAAGGGAATGGGAGCGCTTTTCCGAGACTGTCCCCCGGCATCTCCGCGACATGCCGCTCGTCGATGCCTACGCAATCATGCTTGCCGATGCCGACGAGACCGTTCGCGACAGAGCCGCCCGGGCATGGTGCGAGTGGGAGGACGCGCACGTCTCGCTCACCCCGGGACATCGGCCAAATCCCCGATTTGACGACGCGGAGTTTCGACTGCGCTTTGCGCGTCTGGTCACTCACTATTGGCGCCACGCCGCATTTCTCGAGGAGGATCAATTGATCCGCGACGCATCGAGATTGAACGGCATTCCCGGCGCCCTGATCCATGGCCGTTTCGACGTCAGCGGACCGTTGTCCACGGCGTGGCAACTGCACAAGCGATGGACGACCTCCAGGCTGCATATTCTCGAAGACGCCGGCCACGGCGGCGGCAATGAGTTCATGCCTTTGGTCATCAGAACTCTGGATGAGTTCGGGAAGCTGTAG
- a CDS encoding HU family DNA-binding protein — protein MAKMTKTQLIDAIAEGTQLAKNDVKSVIEYMATVGYKELNESGEFVIPGFVKMSVVNKPATEARMGVNPFTKEPMQFAAKPASKSVKASPLKVAKDAV, from the coding sequence ATGGCGAAGATGACCAAGACTCAATTGATCGACGCGATTGCCGAGGGCACGCAGCTTGCGAAGAACGACGTGAAGTCGGTCATCGAGTACATGGCGACGGTCGGCTACAAGGAGCTCAACGAGTCCGGCGAGTTCGTCATTCCCGGTTTCGTGAAGATGTCGGTCGTGAACAAGCCGGCGACCGAAGCCCGCATGGGCGTCAATCCCTTCACCAAGGAGCCGATGCAGTTTGCGGCCAAGCCCGCGAGCAAGTCGGTGAAGGCATCGCCCCTGAAGGTCGCCAAGGACGCCGTCTGA
- a CDS encoding SIR2 family NAD-dependent protein deacylase, with the protein MIASDLRSGVERLGDMIAEAKTIVPFTGAGISTECGIPDFRSPGGIWTRNRPIPFDGFVASQEARDESWRRRFAMEETFAAARPGRGHRALASLYRAGKVPAVITQNIDNLHQASGFAHEHVIELHGNTTYARCVGCGQTYQLDWVKRRFDQDGAPNCTVCDEPVKTATISFGQMMPEEEMQRATALSRACDLFIAIGSSLVVWPAAGFPMMAKRAGARLVIINREPTEQDDIADLVIRHDIGETLGPFVGN; encoded by the coding sequence TTGATTGCATCGGATCTTCGCAGCGGCGTTGAACGTCTCGGCGACATGATCGCCGAGGCGAAGACCATCGTACCGTTCACCGGCGCCGGCATCTCGACCGAATGCGGCATCCCCGACTTCCGCTCGCCGGGCGGCATCTGGACGCGCAACCGTCCGATCCCGTTCGATGGATTCGTTGCGAGCCAAGAGGCGCGCGACGAATCCTGGCGCCGGCGCTTCGCGATGGAGGAGACCTTTGCGGCGGCAAGGCCCGGCCGCGGCCATCGCGCGCTCGCTTCGCTCTACCGCGCCGGCAAGGTCCCCGCGGTCATCACCCAGAACATCGACAATCTGCACCAGGCCTCGGGCTTCGCGCACGAGCACGTGATTGAACTTCACGGAAATACTACTTATGCGCGATGCGTCGGATGCGGGCAGACCTATCAGCTCGATTGGGTGAAGCGCCGATTCGACCAGGACGGCGCTCCCAACTGCACCGTGTGCGACGAGCCGGTGAAGACCGCCACGATCTCGTTCGGCCAGATGATGCCGGAGGAGGAGATGCAGCGCGCAACCGCGCTGTCGCGCGCCTGCGACCTCTTCATCGCGATCGGTTCCTCGCTCGTGGTGTGGCCGGCGGCGGGCTTTCCGATGATGGCGAAGCGCGCGGGTGCACGTTTGGTGATCATCAATCGCGAGCCGACCGAGCAGGACGACATCGCCGACCTCGTCATCCGCCACGACATCGGCGAAACGCTCGGACCCTTTGTCGGCAATTGA
- a CDS encoding cold-shock protein — protein MGSSDGFESKKLGVPGQGTSPGRMTPGEHGSGRESGLSPFTGLGEASANLVEVHGVIKWFDASKGYGFIVPDNGWPDVLLHVTVLRRDGFQTAYEGARIVVECIQRAKGYQAFRVVSMDESTAIHPAQMLPPRTHVTVTPTSGLERAQVKWFNRLRGFGFLTCGEGTPDIFVHMETLRRFGMTELRPGQYVLVRFGPGSKGMMAAEIHPETGSPGPQSH, from the coding sequence ATGGGGTCGTCGGACGGATTTGAGTCCAAAAAGCTTGGAGTTCCCGGACAGGGCACGTCGCCGGGGCGCATGACGCCGGGCGAGCACGGCAGCGGCCGCGAGAGCGGGCTCAGCCCGTTCACCGGCCTTGGCGAGGCCAGCGCCAACCTCGTCGAAGTCCACGGCGTCATCAAATGGTTCGACGCGTCGAAGGGCTACGGCTTCATTGTTCCCGACAACGGCTGGCCGGACGTGCTGCTGCATGTCACCGTGCTTAGACGCGACGGCTTCCAGACCGCGTATGAGGGGGCGCGCATCGTCGTCGAATGCATCCAGCGCGCGAAGGGCTACCAGGCCTTCCGCGTGGTCTCAATGGATGAGTCGACCGCGATCCATCCGGCGCAGATGCTGCCGCCGCGCACCCACGTCACGGTCACCCCGACCAGCGGGCTGGAGCGGGCCCAGGTCAAATGGTTCAACCGGCTGCGCGGCTTCGGCTTCCTGACCTGCGGCGAAGGCACGCCCGACATCTTCGTGCACATGGAGACGCTGCGCCGCTTCGGCATGACCGAATTGCGCCCCGGCCAATATGTCCTGGTCCGCTTCGGGCCTGGTTCCAAGGGCATGATGGCGGCCGAGATCCATCCCGAGACCGGATCGCCCGGACCGCAGTCGCACTAG
- a CDS encoding DUF192 domain-containing protein gives MNLDRKAVWSVAKGWLAAILLIAGVVVAGGPVRAASFQPLEIVTKSGVQVFSVEMATTEEEKQTGLMYRKELADGKGMLFDFNPEQEVSMWMKNTYVPLDMIFIRADGRILRIAENTEPLSTKIISSKGPARAVLEVVAGTAQKYGIRPGDRVGHPLFGSK, from the coding sequence ATGAATCTTGATCGAAAGGCTGTCTGGTCCGTTGCGAAGGGCTGGCTTGCCGCCATCCTGCTCATCGCCGGCGTTGTCGTGGCGGGCGGACCTGTCCGCGCCGCGAGCTTCCAGCCGCTCGAGATCGTCACCAAAAGCGGCGTGCAGGTGTTCTCGGTGGAGATGGCAACGACCGAGGAGGAGAAGCAGACCGGCCTGATGTACCGCAAGGAGCTGGCTGACGGCAAAGGCATGCTGTTCGATTTCAATCCCGAGCAGGAAGTGTCGATGTGGATGAAGAATACCTATGTCCCGCTCGACATGATCTTCATCCGCGCCGACGGCCGCATCCTGCGCATTGCCGAGAACACCGAGCCGCTGTCGACCAAGATCATCTCGTCCAAGGGCCCCGCGCGGGCCGTTCTGGAGGTGGTGGCGGGAACGGCGCAGAAATACGGCATCCGCCCCGGCGATCGCGTCGGCCACCCGCTGTTCGGCAGCAAATAG
- a CDS encoding RNA-binding protein: protein MNNGPQGKGDAVSQIDTTEKLSEAPEPGDSLFALCGLGVAGIVMLGWICALAWIAWRLADWLLF from the coding sequence ATGAACAACGGGCCGCAAGGCAAGGGGGATGCTGTGAGCCAGATCGATACGACCGAGAAACTCTCCGAGGCGCCGGAGCCCGGAGACTCGCTGTTCGCACTCTGCGGACTCGGCGTCGCCGGGATCGTCATGCTGGGTTGGATCTGCGCCCTCGCCTGGATCGCCTGGCGTCTCGCCGATTGGCTGCTGTTTTGA
- a CDS encoding OpgC domain-containing protein, whose translation MAFLNINATLPEKGRDLRLDLFRGVANWAIFLDHIPDNVVNWITTRNYGFSDAADLFVFISGYTASFVYARMMLERGFIVGATRLTKRVWQLYVAHIILFVIYIASISYLALRFGDSDMINEFNVAGLVDNATETLRQGLFLRFKPLNLDVLPLYIVLMGLFPPVLWFMLRKPDLTMVLSIVLWLAARHFGWNLTAYPAGQWYFNPYAWQVLFVFGAWCAMGGARRSMTLINSPITLWLCLGYLLFALVMTMAGRFPAIGGMFPEWLFSAFNPNDKTNLAPYRFIHFVVIVILVIRFVPKDWPGLEWKVFDPLIVCGQQSLAVFCVGVFLSFVGHFELSMSSGSLFAQLFVSIAGIAIMTTVAYYISWSKRQDKPLKPPPSKPAPATKAA comes from the coding sequence ATGGCCTTCCTGAACATCAACGCCACGCTCCCTGAAAAAGGCCGTGACCTACGGCTCGACCTGTTTCGCGGCGTCGCCAACTGGGCGATCTTCCTCGACCACATCCCTGACAACGTCGTGAACTGGATCACGACGCGCAATTACGGCTTTTCCGACGCGGCCGACCTGTTCGTCTTCATCTCCGGCTACACTGCCTCCTTCGTCTATGCGCGCATGATGCTGGAGCGCGGCTTCATCGTCGGCGCCACGCGCCTGACCAAGCGGGTCTGGCAGCTCTACGTCGCCCACATCATCCTGTTCGTGATCTACATCGCCTCGATCAGCTATCTGGCGCTGCGCTTCGGCGATTCAGACATGATCAACGAGTTCAACGTCGCCGGCCTCGTCGACAACGCCACCGAGACGCTGCGCCAGGGCCTGTTCCTGCGCTTCAAGCCGCTCAATCTCGACGTGCTGCCGCTCTACATCGTGCTGATGGGACTGTTTCCGCCGGTGCTGTGGTTCATGCTGCGCAAGCCCGATTTGACGATGGTGCTGTCGATCGTGCTGTGGCTCGCCGCGCGCCATTTCGGCTGGAACCTGACCGCCTATCCGGCTGGCCAGTGGTACTTCAATCCATATGCCTGGCAGGTGCTGTTCGTGTTCGGCGCCTGGTGCGCGATGGGCGGCGCGCGGCGCTCGATGACGCTGATCAATTCGCCGATCACGCTGTGGCTCTGCCTCGGCTATCTCCTGTTCGCGCTGGTCATGACCATGGCCGGCCGCTTCCCCGCCATCGGCGGCATGTTCCCGGAATGGCTGTTCTCCGCCTTCAACCCCAACGACAAGACCAACCTTGCGCCTTACCGCTTCATCCATTTCGTCGTGATCGTGATCCTGGTGATCCGCTTCGTGCCGAAGGACTGGCCGGGCCTGGAATGGAAGGTGTTCGATCCCCTGATCGTCTGCGGCCAGCAATCGCTCGCGGTGTTCTGCGTCGGCGTGTTCCTGTCCTTCGTCGGCCATTTCGAGCTTTCGATGAGCTCGGGCTCGCTGTTCGCGCAGCTCTTCGTCAGCATCGCCGGCATCGCGATCATGACGACGGTGGCGTATTACATCTCGTGGTCGAAGCGGCAGGACAAGCCGCTGAAGCCCCCGCCGTCCAAGCCGGCGCCCGCAACGAAGGCCGCCTGA
- a CDS encoding ETC complex I subunit: protein MTARIFKPAKNAMQSGRSKTREWQLDYEPEQPRAVEPLMGWTSSGDMKQQITLRFDSKEEAVAYCERKGIAYQVIEPQDSIRRPVAYADNFSFRRGEPWTH from the coding sequence ATGACCGCACGCATTTTCAAGCCCGCCAAGAACGCGATGCAATCCGGCCGGTCCAAGACCCGGGAATGGCAGCTCGACTACGAGCCGGAGCAGCCGCGTGCGGTCGAGCCGCTGATGGGCTGGACCTCGTCCGGCGACATGAAGCAGCAGATCACGCTGCGCTTCGACAGCAAGGAAGAGGCGGTCGCCTATTGCGAGCGCAAGGGCATCGCCTACCAGGTGATCGAGCCCCAGGATTCGATCCGCCGGCCGGTCGCCTATGCCGACAATTTCTCGTTCCGGCGCGGCGAGCCCTGGACGCATTGA
- a CDS encoding Lrp/AsnC family transcriptional regulator, with translation MAGRDQLDGVDLKILSELQQDGRVRNNELALRVGVSAPNCLRRLKSLFSRGVIRAVRAVIDERLLGYGVVSFVSIQLGSQAQPVLEAFEGSIAAIPRIQQCWRISGDTDYLLKCVAPSVESMRQQLLHFAAMPDVKNVRSFPVLGVAKDVPLPLQEVAAASAG, from the coding sequence ATGGCGGGGCGTGACCAGCTCGACGGTGTCGATCTGAAGATCTTATCCGAGCTGCAGCAGGACGGGCGGGTGCGCAACAACGAGCTGGCGCTGCGCGTCGGCGTGTCCGCGCCCAACTGCCTGCGGCGGTTGAAATCGCTGTTCAGCCGCGGCGTGATCCGGGCGGTGCGCGCCGTCATCGACGAGCGGCTGCTCGGCTATGGGGTCGTGTCGTTCGTCTCGATCCAGCTTGGCAGCCAGGCCCAGCCGGTGCTGGAGGCGTTCGAGGGCTCGATCGCCGCGATCCCGCGCATCCAGCAGTGCTGGCGGATTTCGGGCGACACCGACTATCTGCTGAAATGCGTCGCGCCGAGCGTCGAGAGCATGCGCCAGCAGCTGCTGCATTTCGCCGCGATGCCTGACGTGAAGAACGTCCGAAGCTTCCCGGTGCTGGGTGTCGCGAAGGACGTGCCGCTGCCGTTGCAGGAGGTTGCGGCGGCGTCGGCGGGATAG